In Macadamia integrifolia cultivar HAES 741 chromosome 1, SCU_Mint_v3, whole genome shotgun sequence, a single window of DNA contains:
- the LOC122074610 gene encoding uncharacterized protein At1g28695-like has product MDYSKSSVSNLVVVVVLLAGVLYLCNWSPSASSILLFPTQKCPCQPSTKLSDEAIMTTRPKDELEMALERASMVNKTVIIAMVNKAYADGGTPGKTMLDLFLEGFWLGDDTRGLVDHLLLVAMDQIAFDRCKFMKLHCYKLETEGVDFGGEKLYMSREFIKMMWRRTLFLGDVLKRGYSFIFTDMDVMWLRNPLVRLIKINQNQTDDDLQISCDEFNGYPDSKDNLINTGFYFVRSNNKTIALFDSWYDMKDNSTGMKEQDVLIKMMHMGMFEQLGLRVRFLDTLYFSGFCRDSRDFNAVTTVHANCCRSMKAKVVDLMSVLRDWMKYKKVTKKYKRLTNNTSFFKWSPHSACFKSWIGFNFSAPVP; this is encoded by the exons ATGGATTACTCCAAAAGCAGTGTTTCAAACTTGGTTGTAGTGGTTGTTCTGTTGGCCGGAGTTCTCTATCTCTGCAACTGGTCTCCCTCTGCCTCCTCCATACTTCTCTTTCCAACCCAGAAATGCCCATGTCAGCCATCAACCAAACTG AGTGATGAGGCAATCATGACTACCAGGCCAAAAGATGAGCTTGAGATGGCATTGGAGAGAGCTTCAATGGTGAACAAGACAGTGATAATTGCTATGGTTAACAAAGCTTATGCTGATGGGGGAACTCCAGGGAAGACTATGCTTGATCTATTCTTGGAAGGATTCTGGTTGGGTGATGACACCAGAGGCTTAGTGGATCATCTCCTGCTTGTGGCCATGGATCAAATAGCTTTCGACAGGTGCAAATTTATGAAACTTCATTGCTATAAATTGGAGACTGAAGGTGTAGATTTTGGAGGTGAGAAGTTGTATATGTCAAGGGAATTTATAaagatgatgtggaggagaacTCTTTTCCTTGGTGATGTTCTCAAGCGTGGATACAGTTTCATCTTCACT GATATGGATGTAATGTGGCTGAGGAATCCATTAGTAAGGTTGATCAAGatcaaccaaaaccaaactgatgaTGATCTCCAGATCAGCTGCGATGAGTTCAATGGCTATCCAGATTCCAAAGACAACCTTATCAACACAGGCTTCTACTTTGTTAGGTCAAACAACAAGACCATTGCTCTATTTGATTCATGGTATGACATGAAAGACAACTCTACAGGAATGAAAGAGCAAGATGTCCTAATTAAGATGATGCATATGGGTATGTTTGAACAACTAGGGTTAAGAGTGAGGTTCTTGGATACCCTCTATTTTAGTGGATTTTGCAGAGATAGTAGAGATTTTAATGCAGTGACAACAGTCCATGCAAATTGTTGTCGTAGTATGAAAGCTAAGGTGGTTGATCTTATGTCTGTTCTTCGAGATTGGATGAAGTATAAGAAAGTTACCAAGAAATATAAGCGCTTAACCAATAACACATCATTCTTTAAATGGTCTCCTCACAGTGCATGTTTCAAGTCATGGATAGGGTTCAATTTTAGTGCACCTGTGCCGTAG